caataaataataattcttttggATTATGCAAGCCACTTTTATCAAAAAGTGTTCATGTACTAGTATCTAGTGAAGTATGTTTTATATCAATAGTTTTACAAAGAAGGGAGAGGGGGGGGGGAGAGAGAGTAAAAAGAGAATTACCATTCTTGTATACCTAACACTACGTCTCAAAAATAAGGAAATGAAGGTAGAATCTGAAAAGGGTATTGGGTGAATTCAATAGAagtactaaaaaaaaatcgtTTCAGTGGGATTTGTAGTGGTTAGCTGAAAATATTGAGTCTACCATGCCATTCTGTTAGTGCTAGTTACTCAGTAGCTTGTGGTGAAGACACAatgttaaataaaaacacgAGCTAATGCTTTGTATTTGCCTTAACTATTGtaagaaaattattttggaaaaaaaaagaaaaaaaaggaaataataaGCTTTTAAGTATTCGATAAGTTAAAAGATACAAAGAAGATTATGGTGATCAAAAGTATCTAGGcatttttaagaaaaaggaaaaagtgggcaaaataataatagcaatagaTATGGATATTGAACATGGTAAGAGTGTTAATAATTGATATAAAGGACTTGCttgtaaaaatattaacaatatgTCCGATCTTCGTTAATACGCCTATTTCGtgtaaatttatttttagaaatttACGTATACAATTTTATGATCTAAAAAGGGAAAGTAAGGTCCGACGACAGGGACAACCCCAATAGTAGCAATATTAATACGTACCATCCATCACCTTttacaaattttaatttctaaaGCCAAGAAACCAAGCGTAATtagtttaaaattaaataaataaataaataaataaatgaataaataatagtaaaaaaaagggaaaaaattgaaggcattaataaaatgtcCTTTGGATCATCACTGGAACATATAAATGAAACacgttttcttttttttttttaataaatattcatTGTTAATCATAAAAAGACGTATAAAAAGTATTCTACTTCTTTGCGAGTTTTGTTGTCTATTTAGCTGTTGTTAATTATCtagttttaaaagaatgatatttttgatgGCTGCCTAATAATATAgttaattttcattttaattacaaaaaaattcttgCGGGGGGGGAAAGAAAGTTTTACTAAATATTAAACTCCGGCTCTACGGAGATATCGGTATATTACCGAAATCCAtcacaataaataaaatggtGCTGTAATTTAACCAACTGATActaaacaaatattaagATCAATATTAAATACAAAAGCAATGCTGTTGTTACTCAAGCATGTTGCTGTCTGTCTCTTTGGGCAACATACTCAATTAAGTCAACAACACGAGAAGCATAGCCAAACTCATTATCGTACCAGCTGATAATCTTAAAAAATCTTGAATTCAATTCAATACCGGCTCTAGCATCAACAATAGAAGATCTGGAATCACTAATAAAATCGCTAGAAACAACCAAATCATGTGTGACACCCAAAATGCCCTTCAATTTGCCATTACTATAATTTTCTAAAGTCTTGATAATTTCTTCATAACTAGTATCCTTTTTGGTTCTAATAGTCAAATCAACCAAGGATATATTTACTGTTGGCACTCTGATAGACATCCCAGTGATTTTTCCCTGCAATTGGGGTAGAACTTTCCCAACAGCTCTAGCAGCACCTGTGGAAGATGGTATAATATTGCCCTGGCAACTTCTACCTCCTCTCCAATCTTTACTCGTGGTAGAACCATCCACTGTTCGTTGCGAAGCAGTTGTAGAATGTACAGTGGTCATCAAGGCATCTTCGATGCCAAATTCTGCAtccaaaacttttattaagGGGGCTAAACAATTCGTGGTACAAGAAGCATTAGAAATGATTTTGTCTTTAATTGGATCGTATTTTTCATGGTTGACCCCAAAAACGTACATGGGGGCAGTTTTAGAAGGAGCAGTAATTAAAACTTTCTTTATCTTGGTATGTCTTGAAGCTGTGTCTATTTCCTTGAAAATACCAGTTGAGTCAATAACATAATCAACGCCATAATGATTCCATGGAATGTCTTCTGGATTACGGAAGTGAGATAATGGGATATTAATGTTATCAACAATTAGAGAATCGTCGGTGTACTCTACAGTACCACGGTATTTACCATGTGTGGAATCGtatttaaacaaataagCAGCATATTCGGGCTTAGTGGATGGATTATTGATTAATTTAACGTGAACATTCGGATGAACTTCCATTACAGAGCGTAGTACTAATCTGCCGATTCTTCCGAAACCATTAATACCAATGTTGATGCTAGAAGGTACAGTGTCAGAGGCGGTTGTCATGtttgattataaattgTATTATGGCAAATtgctttatttatttttgtttttgtttttgtttctgttttttatttttatttttattttttttttttttttttttttttctttgggAACAGATTAAAGatatttaaacaaaaaataaggtCCTTATATACATCTTACTTATTATTGTGtgtttctattttttccaaCTAGACTACTAAATATCGCTATAACTATCACAAAAGGagagaaaaggaaaaggaagaatGGGACAAGATCATGAATATGTTTAATAATCCTCCCGGAGCTTTAGTGtcaatataaatatataccgAAAAAAggtaattattattaaggcatctctcttttttccgATGTATTCAAGTCATAGATAAGCATTTTTATCTACGCCACCCCTAAGAAGCATTGCAGTGTGGATATGacttaaaataattaattagGTATCTGTAAACGTAAATATAAAAGCAAATATATGCGGAGAAAGTAATTTGCTACCATTGCTAACCATTGTGAAGCTTAGCTATCTAAGTGTTGTACTGTTTGGATTGCGtgacttcttttttttttttcctctttgcTTTGTCCCTGTATGGGTATAACGTAATTGGGTCTGTCCCATTAAAAATGTCTAACCTATTTAAGTAAATATACTTAATACtgattttcaaaattagtttactattaaatatacgtatatttattactttAAAGGTAACATTTCACTTAATTGCTAACCTTCTTTTTCCCGGGGTAATAATGCATTAGCACCGCAAACTGTCAACAAAGCtgtataaaaagaaaatacagCCAATCAATCTAAACTCCGattaataacttttttgaCACAACTTTTTTGCTCAAAGAGTTGCTcaaagagggaaaaaataaaaaagaacgGAAAAAGTCCGGGTATAGATAAACAGAACTTGTTACCAATTTAGTAATCTCTGTCCCCCCTCTTCCTTCCCGCGCGTGATAAATGATACTTAATGTTATGTatatattcatttattccaagagttaaaattatacataattaaaattagaaaaaaaaaaactcatAACATCCATTAAAACGTAATCCGCTATGGCATCAAAGATAATATTTCCTTTAAAGAATGTTCACTACTATATTGGTAAACTGTATCGGTACTACTTGCAATATGCGGGGTAAAACTACCATGcgataataacaaactATTTTTATCCATACTATTATCGTTTTCTTTATTCTTAAAGCATATTTCACGTTCAGTATTGGGTTCATCATAATAAACATCAGTGCCAAAACTTCTTAGCTTGCTAATAAGTGTAGCTCCATCTTGAAAAGTAATACCTGGGAAATCAACAATAAACCCACGAcctaaattaataattgataatttggataaatctttaaatttttgtaaaaactTGTTGTTAATTAAATTCTTGGTTGTTGATGTCCCTGGtaaacaaataacaatGCAATTAAATTGGTTCAAACTTTCATCAGGCTCCAGGATATTTTCCCAAGGATAGCATTCGTACGGTAATTGATcgtattttttattacttctAGTAGAATAAAACACTTTCATATCCAGTCCAAACTTCAATTTTTGACAAACTTTTTTACCAATTCTACCGAAACCTAGGACCAAAACTTTTTTACCGGACGGAgattcaattttaataccTTGTGGTAGCTCATGACCGAAtgcaaaattttttgtgtCAATGTTGTTAGCGGTAGTATAGCCATCTCTTACTATTGACCTTGTTTCAATCGTATCAAACCCCTGTAAAAGTATGGATTGTTGGTAActaaattttctaaaactCTCTAGAACATGCCATAAACAACAATCGGCAACATCGTTAGCAATTGCATCGTGATCAAAgtttactatttttaaatcgGGTCTATGTGTTTTAATCCACTCTGTATCAACAGAGTTTACACCTTTAGAACAAAACACTAAAAGTTTTAGGTCCGCTAGAATATTGGGAGTGCTATTaacatcttcatctttaaTTAATAGTTCATTGGGTAACTTATTAATGGGGTAAAAGGCTTGGTACCCACAGTAAATAGCTATTAAAGGGTTTACATTGTgcttgaaattttttttaataaattcgATAAAAGAAACTATCTTTCCACCATTAGTGTTAGTGTCGGTATTATAATTAGCATTGGTTCTACTAACTTTACTCTCttcaaagttaaaaaatttacaatcAAAATTATCCAAAACTTGTTGGTAGTAAGGAGAGGAATAGTCCGGTTCAgctataaataaaacaccatatttatcaatattattggccattttttataaatatatgtataattatcaagttttaaaaatgggTCAATatcaatttgttttttctttttttaagtcattattgatgataatagtaataataatatcattattactagcatatacatatatattaatattatattcatGTACAGagtaaatttaaaaaaaaagaaagaaagaaaaaaaaaagacaagttaaaagtaaataatatattacgATATTACGCGGGGAacaggggaaaaaaaaaaaaaaaaaattgatttataataataataattattattaatatttttatcatctaGCAAAAGcataatagtagtaatgTTGATATTGGTATTAGCACAACATTGGTATATTGatattgcaaaaaaaaaattgatcacataatataaatatcaCCATTAGTACTAATTAATTGTTTGTttgcttgtttttttctttcttgtaGTGTCCCGTTGTaaaaactatatatatatatatatatgtgaaTCTATTTCTGATATATAacaagcaaaaaaaaaataaagtacaTTTATGATGAAGTAAAAACTATAATTTTGCTATAGAAGGCTGGTACGAAAGAATACTAGATTTCATGGCATGCTCACCATTATGTTCGTTCTCAAACAGATCATAAATATTGGGTATTTTACCAACCTTGCCTATAGTATTTACACCAACATGGCCGTTAAGTaaattaacaattttttcacCGCCATTGATCAATTCAATGCAGCCGGCATCCACAAATGCACGTAATAAATCATTCTGCAAATCttgtatattttcaataccGCAGCATAGTCTAATCAAATCTTCTGGGAAAtccctttcttttcttaatttaGGATCAATTGAAGCATGTGACATCTT
This Saccharomycodes ludwigii strain NBRC 1722 chromosome II, whole genome shotgun sequence DNA region includes the following protein-coding sequences:
- a CDS encoding putative hydroxyacid dehydrogenase (similar to Saccharomyces cerevisiae YGL185C | putative protein with sequence similar to hydroxyacid dehydrogenases) encodes the protein MANNIDKYGVLFIAEPDYSSPYYQQVLDNFDCKFFNFEESKVSRTNANYNTDTNTNGGKIVSFIEFIKKNFKHNVNPLIAIYCGYQAFYPINKLPNELLIKDEDVNSTPNILADLKLLVFCSKGVNSVDTEWIKTHRPDLKIVNFDHDAIANDVADCCLWHVLESFRKFSYQQSILLQGFDTIETRSIVRDGYTTANNIDTKNFAFGHELPQGIKIESPSGKKVLVLGFGRIGKKVCQKLKFGLDMKVFYSTRSNKKYDQLPYECYPWENILEPDESLNQFNCIVICLPGTSTTKNLINNKFLQKFKDLSKLSIINLGRGFIVDFPGITFQDGATLISKLRSFGTDVYYDEPNTEREICFKNKENDNSMDKNSLLLSHGSFTPHIASSTDTVYQYSSEHSLKEILSLMP
- a CDS encoding type I glyceraldehyde-3-phosphate dehydrogenase (similar to Saccharomyces cerevisiae YGR192C | TDH3 | Triose-phosphate DeHydrogenase (paralog of YJR009C | TDH2)) yields the protein MTTASDTVPSSINIGINGFGRIGRLVLRSVMEVHPNVHVKLINNPSTKPEYAAYLFKYDSTHGKYRGTVEYTDDSLIVDNINIPLSHFRNPEDIPWNHYGVDYVIDSTGIFKEIDTASRHTKIKKVLITAPSKTAPMYVFGVNHEKYDPIKDKIISNASCTTNCLAPLIKVLDAEFGIEDALMTTVHSTTASQRTVDGSTTSKDWRGGRSCQGNIIPSSTGAARAVGKVLPQLQGKITGMSIRVPTVNISLVDLTIRTKKDTSYEEIIKTLENYSNGKLKGILGVTHDLVVSSDFISDSRSSIVDARAGIELNSRFFKIISWYDNEFGYASRVVDLIEYVAQRDRQQHA